The genome window agcctacacaagtagcaaaaccctctaaaaccaagtcttctaaaccaacctcagatgcctcccaaaaggcatctgttgtaaaaactaagaaacacaagcctgaggggagtgtgattggaggaagtgagggggagggaaagggtgatcatcaaagaaaccctaaggataaggatggagtggtgagtgctaaccagcctagccactctgcagtctcccaaaagactgtagatgttaatatggatttaagcacatccctagcagcatcctcccaaaaggatgttgttattgaaaacagtcctcagtcaaggacacagtcaaaaagggggagggacaccacttcttcaccaataaaagcctatgggagaaagaagccaagaagtgacaaactgaagcactctgcacacacacaggcatccattctggacttcatgcctttaacttctcaaagtcagattgatgtgactccaataaatgtggagtcacagcccccttcttcatctcaaccaatcacccatattcatgatcttaccatctctactgctcaaacacaatccccaacctcctctgtggatgtggaattaattcacaccacacttgtaaattctccatctttggatttcatggagaagcccccatctgagattgatcatcatcattttgatgatttgttggatctttctcttccaattccttcttttgtgaaagtgtgctctgtggatataccattaaaatcaatcaccacagactcaactatcacagcctctaaacctatttcttcattttcttcaactgatctccctcatcagttgacaagtgtttgtccttcaactgatctgcttaacagctctcatcagttgaaagcattctctactcatgtttcaactgatgtctctcatcagttgacaactgctactacctcaattactttaccttcttctacagcagttgatcacatggtagcacaaacacttttaggattgagtggagtgagctatggagtggagaggcagcctagtgagctggcaaaaggagagggtgtggagagtctggcattttcttctagccaggaaaaaggagaggatatgagtgaccctttagtaagggtaagtgagggagaggtgagttgtgtggtgagccaaggggagcccttgatgcaagaaaagagagaaattgagagaaatgcaggtgtcagtgaagggtttagtgaacaagagtttcaagctgaatacagatccatattggatggtgtttcactagaccctgagacttttactcatggaatgtcttccattcaagattttgccagattggacaatcaagcagctgagaggcaccttaatctaattcacactacatcttctatgcttagagcaaaggaggcatttacagctctgcctgccaatgctggagatgattttcaatatgatgatagtgatgaagacctcaatgatgctcttgaggaatcccttggtgaacaacctaccacttctctaccttcatggctctccatgcagtctgcaaaTGCAATGGTTgtcagcatggagctggaaaggcaagcctccaccattcttcaatcacaacctggaagctcatcctcctctcaagccatctctgccaccattgccagtcaagctttggaaaacctcaagcttcacaaatatcaatctctccactttcagaaagagatagagcatctcaattgtctcattgcctctgttaagactgatctgaccaaacaaattgatgaaaagcttccagctcaggtcaaatcagctatttctggttctgagcaaaaacaactgcaattggaaaagcaagtagaagctctggaaggcaatgtctatatcttaaactctaggatggatgagatgttgcagcatcaaagaattcagactggactccttcaacatcttcttcttgcctctggtgcttctcttcccagtccatcccttacacttgctgctaacaaaaagggggagaaagaattaccaactcctgcagaattaatcagtcaaattcctcctcctttccacactgaaagggaaaagcaaaagattgaaaggatgaaagaattggactccattgcaaagagagtggctcaattgggcaagaaatcatctacatcttctacagccaccacagctcaaatctcttttccaaccacaaccacaattctcagggtaatcacacctgagattgttattccctccaagacagagaagggtgagccatcatttctgaatgagttcaagccaactctgtttccaaacaattgtggttactccaggcctggaaaagactcaagctcaatctactttccattagccaggcctgacaaaaatgaatacaagcttttgggccaagaaatcaaaagttataaagattgtgcagatgtggccttaaagactcattttgccatcatctacagagaaggccagaagttgtttattggaactggccatcctcattactcatatgcaaaagctgaagaggtggccagagaatgtgaaaaagaggagtttgaatcccaactctctttaaaccaaatagaggtggatgaaaggtttgctattgagctggaagaggagttggcagctgagcttttaaatgaggaaagattgcctcttgaatcatctccaaagaaaaagagagtcaaatctaagactaagatgcctgaggcagccaagagaagagaagaagtgccagaaaagcctatctcaaagccttcttctccaatcaaggacaccacagtggtacatccagatgtcaacttccatgatgagccaataatgccaaaagaggagccagttgacttggaagatatcccaattccagcttttcttgttcaagaaccttccaagccaaagaagaaagtcaagtctgttgctaagaggatggctaaccctcctaaacctccaaaagaacctgaaaatcctgatgactatctgatcattgctaacattgaagaaatttctgagttggagctggagctggatgatcttcaagaagtaagaggaatagaagcaacttcaaagttacctgaaagattggtattctcttacaaaaacaagggtgatgtcatctggcctcttcacagagttctgaattctgagggattcagttctctaacaaaaatatatggatctatgaagaggactggaggatttacaccacctgcaaagcaaatggtactaaagagaatccttgagatcaggaaggaatggaactcagatgctagtctacaaagaaggctgaaaattccctacactggaaagaaaattcatcatgaacctactccagttatggaatttagggacaatcaaggtgttaggagatttttcagacctaaagatcaactcaaggttgctagcttgaatactctgaagactctccaatccaagctcaacagacaagatagtgatgaagaatggttctacaggatctttcagaagcaaattaatattcttgaagaaaaacttaagtccagaagaagaagatcttctaggaacaagtaactgctcagtctagaggagcataatcatctgtaatcttttctaactcttgtatttaaattctgcattttattttattaatgtttttgttatcatcaagtgtagaatttatgtctgcatcttctccagtcataaattgggggagattgttaggaatcaataatttttgatgataacataaacattttgtaacatgtcttacttagaacctttatcaaatttcagttgtaattgttatgtttcttgtctttgggaattatcaacggatgggtagaataggatggctaattgtaaatatccaatgccatgtaattttatctaagtgaaggatattcaactgatgagatgtaactattcaactgatgaagactggatgatgtttcaactgatgaaaatcaagcattcaactgaagacaaagtgttcaactgatgatgctgaggaattcaactgatgagactggaacagcattcaactgatgaagtttgtaattcattcaactgatgagccgggcattcaactgataaagtcaatagcagttgaaagtaaccagaactttcaactgatgaagcaaagagcagttgaaagtgactagagcttaagtctgacaaatcacatggatcgaattacactaaaatagacatggaagcctaattaggaaaataaagaagaagcagaaacatacttatctcatgcaatgcaatctggatcaaatcaagatgatggtcaaagatgaagacatctcagaaagcatgcataagacaaagttgtgcagcattgtttttagattagagtgcattttgtaatctagctaaaagctttgtaaaacttggagtatataaccaagttagtagcatcagttgaacttgttcaaattacttgagagaaaaatctgagagttagaacttgttgagtgatgaaccagcagctgtgcgaattgtaaaacaatccacagattcttctatataaaatctcacgggtggatcattcaatccacccgtatttttaatacttggtgtttttctgtctattgtgttcttagtgtattattcttgaatcttttaaatttgtaaaagattgtattcaaccccccccttctacaatctttctcatagttggtgtaaaataacacatcCATCTCACCTTATTTATTTACCACTTGATTAATTGTCCATCAGAATTAATCGGGTAAGTTATCCAACTCTTGAGTTTCCTATAGACCACTTTATgagaaagaaatatttataggAATAAATGTAAATTccttacaataatataaatatttcttacatGATTGGCTTAAGGTCCTTCTTAACCCCGGACCGACTCCTCTCTAAAACAGATGTGCAAAAGAGTAGCTCAGGTCACTGAACAATTTCAGTTATTGTATGAATCTTTTTCCAATTGAACTTCTACAAAATTGTAAAGTTTTAGCTCTAATTCTGTAATATTCTGGTTCAATTGCAGTATGTCACGCACTTCTTCATTACATGCAGAAGTCACTTATTATAGTTGAAATGCTATTCCTTCTTGCGTCATTCTTTTTCTGGCATTAAAGATTTGGGCTTTCTACAACAATGGTACCACTCTTTCTCAAGCTACATGTACCAAAGATCTTCTGCAGGCCTGCCCTTTTGTTTTACTTTCCAAAGCAACAACTCAACTTCCTTCACATTTCAAGTTAATTAACAGCAACTGATGGTTCATTAATATCCCATCCTGAACTATATCATTCTTTAGCTGGTAAAGTAGATTACTTAACCAGTGCTCGTCCCGATTTGAGCTATGTTGTTCAGAGGAGGACTTGATGATGAAATTAAAACGAATGATGTCCTTACTCTTCTGTTAATCCGTTCTTGCTGTTCTTCTGAAACTTAATGCAGTAGTTTGTATTTCCGTGTGAGTTCCTGGAACAAACATTCCTACAACATTGTCACCCTCTGAAATACTTGAGGCAAACATGTTGACTGTCAACGAGTTCTGAAAAGCACAACGGGCTGAGGGTCCGGCAACGGTGTTGGCGATGGGAACCGTAACGCCACCCAACTGCTTCGATCAAAGCACGTATCCGGATTTTTATTTTCGTATAACTAAGAGTGAAGATCAAACCCAGCTCAAAGCTAAATTTAAGCGCATGTGTAAGTTTCTTGAATCATCTTGTTTCTTAATCAACGCTTCATACATCGGCCAGCTACAGAATTATTTTACTGAAGGAGAAACCTATGATGTGAATAACTTTGTTGTTAGGCGATATGCGGACATGCAACATGGTAGATGTTTTAAGAATGATATCTACATCCAGTTAAACAATTTGACTGAAGTTATGGTTACTGGAGGTGTGGATTACATCCAGCAGCATGTATTCGATTTTACTGATTTGGATTCTTTGTACACTGCTGCACAGGAACAGAAATATCTGATTGGTAATAAGTTTCCATCAAGTAGAATTGTTTCATAAATCAAGTGAAGAAATTTGACAAAATCTCTTTTTATGTTGTAGATGTTGTGGGGATTTTGGAACAAGCTGGGCCACTCACTCACTTTAGAAACCGCCTCGGTCAAGAAGAGCAGTGTGTTGAGTTTAGAATCACTGATATGTTGTATGTGTCTATATTGTTAATcacaaattttatcaaattattattgttttcttaCTGAAACTTTCTATAAAATACTCAACAGCACATCGGCCAGAGCAGTTTTCTACAATGAAATGGCAGAAGAGTTTCACCAACCTATCCAACAAGCCAACCAACATCCAATAGTGGTTATCATCTCGAGCTGCAAACCTCAAATGTTCTCAGGTACTCTTTCTTGATATTTTAACACAGAGCCTTTCAATTTAAGCTTTCAATTAGCTACaatattttgtgatattttaacACAAAAATGGTTTACATGTAAACTATAGAGGAGCCAAACGTAACAAACTTCCAAGCTACAAGATTTTTCATTAATCCAAATCATGAGGCAGTTGATGATTTGAGGAACGCTTTAAGGTTCGTAGTTTATcaaacaaaattgaaatatagGCTTCTCCTTATTATGTTAAACCAATTTCAAATTACTGGATGCAACAGTGTGGCTAATTGGCAAAACCACTAACGAGGTCCTGAGGTGATCTGCTCTTTCCAAGGCCTGCTGTTTGAAGAGTTTCTCTTTCCGCTTAAGCATTTTGTTGTTGTATAATCCAGATTTAAAACTTCGTCATTTCACTGCCTGCCTTTGCTTtcatttcagttttttaaatatAACCCGTGTGTAACCAAGTATTAGTCTGGACAAATGCTGTAATGCGAACTGAATTTCATTTCGGTACAAGCTATTCTGTTGTGCATGCGCCCAGCACCGCGGGCTTaaatactagtatatatatTGTTCTGTGTTTGGTTGAGGTAATTAAATTTGGAAGaaaccaaataaaatttgaattttatcaaGAGTAAACTTCAGGTTgtgatcaaaatttatattaattttcaaaacgTTGGTTAGAGTTCCAAATTCTAGAAAGATTGTCAAACTTTGGCTTCGTTTTTGAAAAGTGTGGCTCTCACTGACGGGATCaggagccacatttttgaaaagcgGACCAAAGTTTGGTCACTTTTAtgagaatttggaactcatttttacccttttgtttattccaaatTCTGAGAAAAGTGGCCAAATTTTGGTCTgcttttcaaaaatgtggctcccgttagGCTCCCGTAAATACATTTAACAGGAGAcactgttaggtcccgatagagtgtaatttaagctagaagggggggttgaatagcttaatcaccaatttaaaaattgatgtggtgtaataaaatttatccccCTTTTGAATAGCTTTTATCGAGAGTATAGGCAGTTTATGTGTGCGGAagcaatgtaagagtaatacgacacacgagattttatcctggttcgcggtggctaactcaacaattggagtccactcacccctactccagtccccgagctcctccccggactcgagattttctctactataaagaaactcctttacagtaggcggagaagcctttacaaatatatatcttggagcgtaacttcccgttacctcctcactataaatgtaaacttacaagactcttcttggagcgtaactccccgtcacctcctcaaagtcgttgtactccgggtgtagtctttgaacttctaaacttttgcgggtcttggatcttaggtcttaggtcttgggtctttcctcttcctcacggtgcaaagacgactaactcccagttagctcgtctaggacttgggtcttagaacgaagatcacctcacttcacttcacctcactgcaaaacttagaaaacaatatctacgacaaataaCCTTAGTTTATAAAAAGGGTTTTGGACTAGATACAACTAGGCCGATAgtgggtatatatatatgttgaagatatatatatatattcaaagtaTACTTTCCGAATGATTTAGAAAGATTTAAGTATACTTGATGTTTTACTCCAATACTAAATATGAGTATATAGTTGGAGTAATAAAAGTCTCATAAGCTTTAGTCTCGCTTAAGACTTGTATAATACTTGTCTTTTTGACtaagtatatatattacttCGAATATACGTCTATTTTCGAAGTACGGATTTAAGAGAGTCTTTTGATATAGCTCTTTTGGCTATGGACTCTTCTTAATACAACTCTTCTCTTGATATAGTCTTTTTAGACTAAATATAATCGATTTAGTGCGGAGAGAGAGAGTGTAGTCTTTCTTTAACTTTAGCACAATATAATGATATAGCCAAACTAGAATCCGCAATTACAacaacaataaataataaataataacaataaagtgCAGAAAGTAAATAGCGGAAAGTAAATAAGTTAGTTGGCTAAGTTAGTGCTAAGTAAAGTTAAAGAATTAAAGTAAGCCTTTTAGAATTTCTTCCCACGGAATAATACGATGATAGTTGGGAATAGAATCAAgcttaataaaattgattttgaccGTCGTCAAATATTAATCTCGTTTTCGAGATTTATTACGAATCTTTAGTTCGTAAGAAGATACAAATCGTAGTTCGtttgtatcaaaatatatttgagtataTTCGAAAGATATTGTAATATccgtattatttatttaaatctgaattagaatagaattattaatattagtttagtatttttgatttaaaatagaattagtaattagattatataaagattaatattaattattagagTTCTATTAGAGGTAGGATATTTTAAAgacctatatatatttagaggCCTTCTCGTTAAAACCCTAAGAAATAAAGTGAAGAGCGCAGCGGCAGAGTAAAAGGAAAAAGGAAACGGGGAGGAGAGAACAGAGGAGAGAGATTTGGTGCGATAAAACCTTGCCAAGGTATTGATACAAATCATTGCTATAACATGATTATTTAATTACTCACCTTTTATTGTTGATAGGTTATAACCTCTAAACTATTACTCTGTCAGTATAGCTTGATTGTATTCATTCATTAGTTTATTTAAAATTACCGTAACAGAGTTATGGCCTGATGTTCAGTGGTGTACATGCTTGAGTTAAGTCAATTAGCTGACATGTTTTGAAACTTTGGCCGTAAGCTGATTAGGCGTATCGGATGTTATTAATACGATTActaaatattagtataatatatattatgttcgCGTAAGCCGTTTAGACCTAATAtcgattaataataaattataattttgtatttagGTTCGGGACTGGGAGTTTAGAGAATTATTTACGGCTTCTCGTGAGTGTTTGGTATGTTAATTTCGAGGTACGGATTTTATTCCTTTTATTCAGCGCTACTCCTTTCGATATTAAATGATTTTGATCTGTCCTATTTTGATCCGTCTGATTTGCTAAGTTTGTTTTTCATTTGACTGTTttgatttctgaaaaatattttaaaaatcggttttgatttccgaaaaatattttaaaaatctgttttgaaagattgaaatatttattatgcGATTTTCAgagattttacaaaatatgatttgttcagtttatttgaaatatatgtacCATGTGATTTTAAAGTTGTGAAAATTGTTTTGTTTGAACTCTTAGAGAGATATAGGGTATACCGAGTTACCCAGCTGTTGGGGTactacagccatgtctttgcggcaccattgacatgacacttccgtgacagtgtgattggtcacggcgtatccttctgttagctcttgggaggagctttggccattttgattatttgttcaggatacgtgggtgcacccagttcagttttgatatgatttgtgatttgacggtgacgttgtatatgccgtacacgttatccgatttgttgcacacattaggtaccctatgatgtgtgtatctgtatatgttctgatatgatctcggtatgaaatatTCTAACCCCTTGTTGCTTCAGcctgttattttaaaataactgatttatattactgtcaaaatatttcaaatgtttcttgttttgtaaatgATACCAATCCGTACTGGGTatttg of Daucus carota subsp. sativus chromosome 3, DH1 v3.0, whole genome shotgun sequence contains these proteins:
- the LOC108211850 gene encoding uncharacterized protein LOC108211850 — its product is MQHGRCFKNDIYIQLNNLTEVMVTGGVDYIQQHVFDFTDLDSLYTAAQEQKYLIDVVGILEQAGPLTHFRNRLGQEEQCVEFRITDMFTSARAVFYNEMAEEFHQPIQQANQHPIVVIISSCKPQMFSEEPNVTNFQATRFFINPNHEAVDDLRNALSVANWQNH